The Acropora muricata isolate sample 2 chromosome 7, ASM3666990v1, whole genome shotgun sequence genomic interval CGAACCGGTGTATCGGCTTCCGACGCATCGTACCTGGATGTCTTGGACGAGCATATCGTGACGTACATCATGCAATTGGCCAGTTGGGGTGTCGTGCAGGACAAGAAGGAGATGGGTTGGGCCAATCTGCACGCGGAATATCTATTATTACCACGCTGCCCCGTCCATGACACGgtgattatctttttttttatttgttacattTTGTTGATGATACGAGGTCACACatggtttttttcctttagatgTTATGGGTGTGGGAGAGCGACCCGAGAACCACTTGGTTTCGATGTCATTGCCCCACTCCCGAATTATATTGGGATCAGTGCCAATACTTTGCCGGGCTTTGCACGCTTTGTCTGAAAGTGGATCGAGCCTATGACCCTCTCCACAGCTATCAGTGTGACGGTGTGTACGGTTGTCGACGCGCGGCGTACGATGACATTATGACATTGACCCAAGTGACATGTCAGGTCGCTCGACGATACCCATGTTACGCGTTCTTGAccggtaagtttttttttcttgtctagaCCATGACCCCTTACGACGTATGTGTGGTGGACCACACCGAtgggtttcacaaacacttttgGTGTTCAGGTCGTCGACCTGGGTGGTTACGAACCCTTTGTCTGGAGATGCGATTGGAGGGCCGCTCGTTTTGCATCACTTACGGACATGCTCCTTGTCATATACCTCGCGGGGTCGTGTGCCAATTCACTTCGTTTTGTCGCGTTCGTAGGTAATGCATGCTCGACTCATAATGGTTCATAATGGCTTCTTCACCCCATTACACTATTGGAAATGGAACTGCCGCTGGCCCTCCTGTACTCAAGGGGACACTACGTCGGTGCTAGTGATGAAAGGTCGATATCATTTTTACTGccctaggtgatgcataccATGTGGTACCTCCGTCGCAAAAAGACCGCCGGTTGGACATGTCGGGCCTGTGACAGCCCACGCAAATGGGTTTCAACAAAGTGCGAAAGAAAATCCCTTTGGTTTGGTGATGTGATCTGTTACCAATGCCATGGTGTTCGATACCGTCATTCCACCTGGGTGTTCGATTGGATTAGAATCGGTGATTGGATTAATTGTGATTGTGATTGGATTCATtcctaggtgatgcataccCAGTGGTACCTCCGTTACGACGAGATCGCGTGTTGGAGGTGTCGGGTGTGTAAGAAATGTAAACACACATCTAAATGGGGAGGGAAACCCATTTGGCTTGGCCCCTCGATCTGTTACCAATGTCGTGGTGTTCGATACCGTCATGTAGCGGGGGTAACGTCGTTGGATTGGACTGTAATCGGGTATTGGACTCAATGTCAATGTGATTTTTAGGTGATGCATACCTCGTGGTACCTTCGTCGAGATAACACTGCATGTTGGAAATGTCGGGCCTGTTACGACTCAGGTCGATGGGACACGTATGTTCAACAAACACCCAAGTGGGCAGGCAAACCCCTCTGGTTTGGTGCTACGATCTGTTATCAATGTCATCGTATTCGACCTTGCTCTTGACAGGTCATGCGCTGCGTCCATCATTACACGGAGGTCTTGGTATGGGATTGTTATCACGAGTACTGTCCTAAAGTAGCACGGAGTTTCCGTCGATTCACGCATCGCAATTGGCCCCTACCACCTTTAAGGATAGGTCATACCATCTGTCGTAGATGTCATGGGGTTCGTTGGACCCCATCGTGCAAGTGTTGGACTGGAAGTCCCTGGCGACTGTATACTACCACTACTGTCATGGGAGAGGGTTCAATCTGGGGTCGCTACCAGTACGATCACTATTCTCGAACCTGGAGAATTTACAACTTTTGATCTTTTGTTTATAGATCATGGTCGTCGTTTCGTGGACGTTGAACGATCACCCCGTGTCACGTGATTTGTCGTGGTGGATTTGTCCATATGGGGACCATAAGATGGCGATTTGCATGCGTTGTTATCATCCCTTTGATTTTATTTACGTGGAACTGAAACGTCATCGACCGCATTGCCCGCGATGGTATAGCGGTCGTCATCGTCGTTGCGTGGGGTATTCTCCTTATTCAAGACTGACGCATTTGTTTCGTCGTTGCAGCCTATGACCCTCCGAGAATGGACGTTAGACCCCAGCACCTTGGCCCTGGTCGGACCCGACGATATTGATCGGCCTATGGCGTATTGGTATTGCATGTACGGGAACTGTCATCGGACCGAAGAAGCGTGCGCACGATGCTATCAAAGCAGGCACACTTTGTATTCTTGGGCGTGTGGTGGGACGTGTGCTAAGACGTATGCCTTCAAACACCGTCGGGCTTCGATCCAGTGCCGTTGGCATTGGTACTTGATCGATCACATTGACTTGCACATGGGGGCGACCACGCTTGACTTACACCAGGCTGCCCTGAGACGTCTCAAACGGAGGAATGGGGACTATGAGGACTAAAaaatcgttttttgttttttttttatcagatacGATGGTTTGCTACCACGTGGACGTCGTGGTCGTATTGGTACGAGATCGACGAATGTCTAGAAAAACATATCCTGGAAGTCAAGTGTTGGTACCAATGTCGTTCATGTCGTCATTCGTCCCTGGCCGTCGTGTGCCCTTATTGTTATAAAGAGTTTGCCTGTGATGGATGGGGACTAAGCACGTTACACGTTCGAGATTGTCCTCGCACGTATCCTTTTCGATTCCGACATGTGGGTCCCGAGTCCAAGCGCGAGATGTGGCGTCGACGCTACGGGATTGATCTCATGACGGCTACTACCAGGGACCTGTTGGAACGACAACCTACGTTACTCCTTTTCTAGACACTATAAAAACGATGCACTCATTCTTTTTTCGAGATGAACCATGGCACGACGACGAAAAAGACGCCGTCAACGAGGAGGACTCTTGGCCACTGcagctactgctgctgctgctgtacCTATGTTTTTGACAGGATGGTATGCCGGGAAAAAACTAGCGATCGCCGCGCGTCGTCGTCAACAGAACTGTAAGGCCCGTCAAGCGTACGATAAAATGGTACGTGAGATTCGAGCTAGTGACAAGGCTCATGGACGCGGGACGGCGATCGTCCAAACACGAATCCCTTCGTTTGAAGCATGGAAGCGTGACAATTGGAAACTGACTCCTAACAAGCTCGGACGAACCTTAAAGAAAGTGGGACTTTAAAAAAACTTTGACaccattttgtcaacaacaactttaatatgttCAACATGTTATTaaaaatgttacattttcaacttgactttagcctgcatgatttttttgacaattttttccgtAGTGGTCTTACGACGACCGAATCGATCAATGGCTTTAATCATCTTCCGATCTGCGGCATGTTTGTCGCGAAGGGTCTTGGCACGAGAATAATCGATGTCATGTTGCTTGGCAATCCGATCCAAACGGTTAATGCCCGGGTCGCCGCGTTTCAAACGTTTCCGTAAATGCGTGCCCGGCCCCAAGTACTGATAGCCAGGCCAATGAAATTCCTTGCCGGTTTTACCCAACCATTTCTGAATATCCAGCCCACGTCCTCGTTGACGTCtccgacgacgacgacgacgacgacgtctcATTACCATGTTTTCCACTGTTGTTCCAACCCTCTCAACTCACGACTCGTCGAGGGACCATCGGGATCCAATTGACGTCGCCTTTTATCCATTTCACGTGACAGACTGGCCATGAACGGATTCGTCTGACGCGTCGTACGAGGGGGTCCCACTTTTTTCAAGCGAGCACTTTGTTTGACCAATGATTCAGGGGTGATACTCGATTTCAAATGACCTGGACCAGTTGTCTTAGGCGTTTTCTTTCTGGCTGGGGTGGGTTTCAAAGTCACATCCCTCAGTTCCTGGGGCGTAAAGGGCACGGGTATACGAGACggactctttctttttttaccagaCGGTGTAGGTGTCTTGCCTCGTCTAGGGGTTTCAGTCGGTGTAGGGGGTAAAAGACGACGACGACCTGCCGGTGTACCAGGCCCCGGTCTTAATGGTGCACCGGTTGCTCTTGCTCCATCCGGTTGCACGGCTCGCACCATACGTCGCATCCATTTACTCAACGCGGGGGTTAACAATTCTTGTCCTTCTTGCGCCTCTTCTTCGGCCGTCAAAGGTTGCGTTTGCAATTGACGTAGTTTCTTGACCGCTCGACGTAATTTCCTGTCCACCGGTTTCACCTGTTCGACGGCCACGTCGTCCGGTAAAGTCGGATCGGTCAATAAACGTTCCTGACGCGCCGCCAAACGCGCTGCATGGGACAAACGTCCATCTTCCATGAGCAGCGCGCTATGTTTTTGCACCAACTCCGGGGCTTCCGCCCGGGGAATGATGAGCATTTCTTCCATGGTCCCACACCCCCAAATGAATGCCCTCTGCAGTCCGAGTCACACTTTTATGCGtcttttttctggtctttttgaaCGACCACCTCTTTCAGTTCCGTGGGACCAGGCGTAGGAGGTCGTGGGGGGTGGTTATTGCGACGACTATGGCACGATTTGATGATCTCTCTCACATCTTTCCAAGCCAACTGGAGACGCGCCATATGAGGTCGCATCTTTTCTATCCATTCGGGGGTTCGTCTCAAGATCATGAACAGGGTCGTCAACAAACGTATCATATGTTCAGACAACGACATACTCGATCCAACGTGTTCCAAAAACGCcctcctttctgtttcaataagatctcacgtcgtcgtttcaccgaatttttctttttcctcaactCACGCAACGCCTTTTTATGGGGTCGTAGCCGCGCCACCAAGTCGGGTCGAACAGGGAACTGGTCGTTGGTCAACACGTTCAAGACCATTTCACTCACGGCATTGATCTGGTCGGCATTGGCCGATCGTAGTAAAGCCTCCCGTTCTTTGCCTTTGGCTTGACGAACCAGACTTTGTAAAAAAGGCACTTGACGTTTAATCCGAAATAAGCGACCCATCGTCACGTCGTTTTGTTCGATAGATCCGTGTACGGGTTCTTTATAGCAAAAAGTCCAGTCCCAAGAATTTGAGGGCGTCCGTGAGGACCCCTTCACCTTTTTGTAGTCGGCGACGGATGTAATGCATCCGTCCACCGCGTTGGCGACGAGGCCGTCGCACGATGTGCATGCCACTTCCCATCAAACGTTTCGTCACACGTCGTCGTCTGCGTCTCCGGATACCTGCCATACTGTATGTCTGGTGACGTCAACACATCACCACTTCCTTTTATATCTGATCCAAGGCTTTCTGTGTCGCCCAACTGGCACCGGCCGTCACCGCGCCTGCCGCTGCTTTTTTAGCCGCTTTTTTGGCCACTCTCTTGGCCACGGCCTTGGCCGCTTGTTTGGTAACTTTTTTACCAAAGAGTCGTGCCAACGGTCGTATAATGAAACTGAACAGACCCGCGCCACGTTGCCCTCTCTTGGGAAAGATACCGAGATGCCTCGGATCCGTTGCCCTCATCAGTGTCCTCATCTGTTGAGGCGTTAGCCTACCACCTCGTTGACGTTCCGGGTTAGGTACACCAAACATGGCCGCAAGAACATCACTGAACTTCACGTTGTCAACAGTTATCTTTCCCGCCCCAAATTGCGGTAAAGGTTGACGTCTTTTACGGGGTGGTACTCTAGGTCGACGGCGTCGTACTCGTGTCGTCATCATACACTGTTTGGATTAGGTGACGGTGATTCTCGTGTAGAAGTACGTCTGACACTCGGGGGTCGTCCGTCTTTATATACAGTAGTAATGGTACTGGTGTGCGTCACCGATTGCACATTCCTTTTACGCAATCGTTGTCGTTCTCTGTCCGACATCTGTTCGAAGGCGTCTTGTAAATCCCCACGATCCGAAGGCACCCCACTCCGTCTCGATCGAGGTGTGTCGCTGCCATTACTCGGTCCTCCACTATCATCGCCATCGTCCCCACCACCATCACCTCCTCTTCTAGGTCGTGGTGGTGGTAGTGGTCTCCGACGAGGTTGTTTTCCCCCTTGCGTCGGTCTAGCTTGAACAGGACCTCGGACGGCAGGGACGGGGGATCGACTCACGTTCCCAACGGGTACACCCACTCCGGCCGGGGACGAGGTGCGTGGAGCAGGCGGCGGCGGCATCAGACTATCCAAAATGGATTGGGATTCAGGCGACAACTCTTCAAACGAAGCCGGCGAAAAATCAAAGCCCTGGTTGACGATTTGGACCGTAGGTGATAGAGGTTGTTGTTGAGCCGCTTGCATGGCTTCGATCCGATTCAAACGTCCCACCGGACTGCTTGGTAACGGCGACGGTGTGTCCATCCTTTCCAAATCTCGCGGGCTATGCGTTTCACTTAAACGAGCACTCAACCAACGCGCTTGACTGGCTTCGGCTTCTTGTCGACGACGTCGACTGGCTTCCTCACGTTGCTCGCGTCGAGCCATTCTCGTCGACCTCTTTTATGCGGTAACCTTTCGTGATACCCTCTTTATGTAGCAGATCCGCAAACACGCGCATGCGATCGTCCGACGCCGGATGTAAATCCAACATGATGTACCCAAACGGTCGTCGCGTGGCTCTGTCAAAGACGTCCATCACGTCTTTCCATCGAGTCGGAAACGCTTGCAAGAGTAAATTCTTCAGACCCAATTTATCGCGAGGGCTCTTGAAGGCCACAATGTAATGCGCTTGACGATTGATGGTCTTGGCATATTTTTCGCGCGGAAACATGTCTTGACACAAGTAAATCACCGTGATGTTCCGATGATGCGAATGTTTGGTGAATAGATCCAACACTTGTTTGTCGTTCCCCCCTTCGGCCATCAGATCGTCCAAGACCAAGATCCCACCGTCGTTCCCAAACCATCGTGTCAGATCGGTCGTCGTAGGTAACCCTTCGTGCAGTCCGACCTTGTACTTGTCGCGCAATGTTTGCAATAACGGTTGCATGGCCCCATAACAATAATGCACACGTTTCGGCACGGGTCGAAAATACCGATGgggttctttcaacaattctGACACGAACACGGTCTTGCCGCTCCCCGAGGGACCGACCACCAAAATGTTGGATGGGGTGCGAAACATGATTGTGATACTCGAGTGTGGAGGTCTTTTTTTATATGCTGAAAAAAAACCAGACTctgccaggattcgaacctggacTCTTCCGATTCGTAGTCGGACGCCTTATCCCGTTGGGCCACAGAGCCAAACACACCAACACAAGTTCaaataacatgttttttattgtaacatcACCATGTCTAACAATCGAACGGGGACATGATTCGCTTGACGAAACTGTTTGACACGATGCCAGGTCATATCGCGTTCCACTAAATGTTGGAACCATTGCGCGACCCGACGATCGTTCTTTACAAAATCCTGACGACTAAAAATGTCCATGAACGTGTCCAAGGTCCCTCCGACGCTCATGTGTATCAAAAACATCAGGGCGTAAAGACCACACGCTTGACTGTCCACGGCCTGTATGGCGTGACCATTGCTCTCGAACCCCTCAAAATGACGCGTCAACCAGTCCAAGAGATCGTGCGGTTTGTACATGGCTAACGGAATGGCAAAACTGTCCATGACCGTACACCCCCCGTCGTGCGTCCACAAGGCGACCCAATGACTACCCGGTTGATCGTGCGTGTCGATATTGACGATATAGCCACGAGGTCCCTCCTCGACGGGTCGTGCGGGAAGACGATCGCTGGGGAACACCCCGGCGAAATACGGGGCCAAATCGGGATCGTGGTACCCCAGATGACGGAGTTGTTGATCGCTCGTCGCAATGAGTTCCATTCTTCAACTGTCGTCGTTGTACAACACACCGTTGTTATTATcgatttccatgacattttcaaattcagcaTAGATCAACACTGTGATGGCATGGCCGGCTGAGGCATTCAGTTTAAACTGTAAACGCACGTTCCCGCTTTGAGGGGGATGGAAGGTAGGTGCGGTGGGTCGACCGTCTGGGGTGAAATTGAACGCAAACAGCGTCACGTTCCCGGAGGCATTCACGACGGCATCTGCATCATCATCCAGTCTAACAGTCTGACCCCACATTTCTGGTAGTATAATGGGGGCTTCTCCCGTCTGATACGACGCCatggtttccaataaacgtCTGTACCCAAAATTGTCTTTGGACCCATCGTTGTGCACTAATTCCAGGGCATTCTTGTAAGGGTATTCTTCTCCATTGATGGTCATCCTGATCAAAGTCAGGCcaaacttttcaaaggcaaagggACTGCGTCTGTACGCTCCATTGAAAGCACTGTTGTGTAACAATCCTACCAAAACGCGTACGGGGACGCGATTGGTGAACAATTGATCTTGGTCAAAGTCTGTTAACCCACTGGCCATGGAAAATGTCCGGATCTTGGAGGCATGCAATGGGTACCTGGCCGTCGATCTCGTTCTAGCTGCTGTAATTTGTCTGTAGATGGACGGTGCGACGGTCACCTGACACAGGTTCAAGGTGATCTTGATGGCTTCGTCGCTCAAGGCTTTGGCTTTGATGGCTGCAGCGTCCGAAGCGGCTGGACTCAGCATGAAGACACTTGGGTCATTGAAGTACATCTTGATGGACACTTCTTGCATAGGGACCAATAACTTGCCAGTATAGAACAATGGTGAATTGGGGGCGAAGAACATCGTATAGAATTTACCCCCAGTAAACTGCAACCCCAAGTTTTTCATGGCGGCTACGCCTCTTTTTTGAGTTTCTGTCAATTCCTTGTAGTCATTGTGCGTCTTATCGACCGCGTCGGCCGTCAAGAGTGCTGGTAAATCGAAATCGTTGTACCAGCCTTGTGGATGC includes:
- the LOC136921847 gene encoding uncharacterized protein produces the protein MFRTPSNILVVGPSGSGKTVFVSELLKEPHRYFRPVPKRVHYCYGAMQPLLQTLRDKYKVGLHEGLPTTTDLTRWFGNDGGILVLDDLMAEGGNDKQVLDLFTKHSHHRNITVIYLCQDMFPREKYAKTINRQAHYIVAFKSPRDKLGLKNLLLQAFPTRWKDVMDVFDRATRRPFGYIMLDLHPASDDRMRVFADLLHKEGITKGYRIKEVDENGSTRAT
- the LOC136921848 gene encoding uncharacterized protein F54H12.2-like produces the protein MQAHNLSARVMSPELQVFQVPKTDTSMLGVRFTQVRPVTTGINPMEFLIPATETFLDLGRSYFEMEVQIKTSANANTAYNTVMYPVTNLAHSMIKQLSVHVNGVLLEPQTDHYHYKAFFQTILNNSRNDGETSLHPQGWYNDFDLPALLTADAVDKTHNDYKELTETQKRGVAAMKNLGLQFTGGKFYTMFFAPNSPLFYTGKLLVPMQEVSIKMYFNDPSVFMLSPAASDAAAIKAKALSDEAIKITLNLCQVTVAPSIYRQITAARTRSTARYPLHASKIRTFSMASGLTDFDQDQLFTNRVPVRVLVGLLHNSAFNGAYRRSPFAFEKFGLTLIRMTINGEEYPYKNALELVHNDGSKDNFGYRRLLETMASYQTGEAPIILPEMWGQTVRLDDDADAVVNASGNVTLFAFNFTPDGRPTAPTFHPPQSGNVRLQFKLNASAGHAITVLIYAEFENVMEIDNNNGVLYNDDS